The Toxotes jaculatrix isolate fToxJac2 chromosome 20, fToxJac2.pri, whole genome shotgun sequence DNA segment CAAATAGCTTTTACGGTGCAAGAACAACACAGTGCCATCTGTAGGTGCCACCTTACTTGGCAATGTTGAGGATATACTGGAAGTTCAACTCTTAACTGACTCATTCCTTGCcatcttctcctttttccaAACCCTTTGAACTGCCAGACATGACTTAGAACAGCACGTCTGCATGCTGACAGCTCCAAATGTCAGTGAGAGGTTAAATATTtcagtcatttgaattttaaagctgaaatatgaaacaaattCCTGTGTGAAAATTATATACCGAGTATGATTTATTCACTTAGTGTTGCATTTAGAAGTTCTTCTATGTGGTTGTTGATGTGCAGTGTAATGACAGTGATTGACCAGGCAGGAAATGTGAACACTAAGCTATTACTCGGGTTATTTAATTGGAAGGTATTGGCATCATTAACCAGGACAGGTGCAAAGGAACAAGCCTAATCAGTATTTCTCAGTGTTTAGATAATATTGGCTTCATAGTCATTCCAAACATAGTCATATTGACCaaagaaagataaaagacacacagaaacagtggtGACTTCAGCTTTCACATGGATTCTTGCTCTGCTTGCTTGCTCATTGTTTGGTTCTCACTCATGCTTTCATTTATCACTTCCTGCGCAGTGAGAAGAGTCATTTTCTGACACCATAGTTTTAtctgagaaaatgtgatggGGATCAGTTAACAACGCTGTGACACTCTGTTCATTTGATTTTAGATTCAGATATATTCTTATGTTAGTATCTTGTAAATGACAAGGCAACGGTAGTGGTTATTTCAGTCATGGGTGATGGCGGAAATAAACGTTGCTAAGGTGTGTGGCATCGATGAAGGCAAGCCCATTCTTCTCGAAAGGAGCTCTCTCATTGGCTGTTTAGGGCGAATATTTAAGGACtgcaaaatattccaaaaacaGTCCTGTGGCCTGTTGGTGTGAGTGActtgaggtgaaaaaacaaacctgtgGAGAGCTTTACAAAACAACAGTTCATTCCTATTGCTCACATTTTATGCCATATCTATTAATTGTGACCATCGACATGGGTCATTTTATGCCGTTGCCAAAAGTGTGTGATAAGATTGCCAAGCAGCCTGTCGAGAGCACATTTGTCTCATACACTGGTGCCTCAAAAGAACTGCAtgctgagcagcaggtggtttGAAAACACTGGTGTCACTTCCTTGTTCTGATGTCTAATTACCTTTTTCGTAGACTTCCGTCTGAGATCCTGATTAAGATTCTGTCATACCTGGATGCCTCTGCTCTTTTCAGCATCAGCCATGTCAATAAGCTCTTCTACCGGCTTGCCAATGACAAGTGAGTATCAGCCAAGTCTCGTTAATGCAACATACACAACATATCATACAAAGGAGTATGTTTTCGAATCCAACAGTATTCTTACAAGTCAGGGAATATCTGGAAACTGCATTGCACAAAAAATAATCCTCCTTGCCAAGTTATTTTTGTCCGTACTTGAATcctgaaagtgaaataaatctaaataataattatttttattatagaTTAATCTTCTTCCATTTGCAAGTTCCTAGAGCCCAGGTTGATACATTTCAACCTGGGCCAACAatccaaaacctaaagataaCTCGGTTTAGTATCATGGAAGATaagaaaaataatcacattttattGGCTGAAATAAGTGAATACTtggctttttatttaaaaaaatgatttgaacaGTTCATTGACTCTCAGAATtgttgttgattatttttctgtcttccaccAATCAGTTAATCAACACATAGTTTTAGTTCTAGTCTGTCTACTCTAGTCTGTCTACTACTAGTAAAGTAGTCTAGTAGAAACAGGTTGAAAAATGTTTACTGCAGTGGGAAATTAGttaactttttttaatgaaatgaaaggttTATAGGACGAAGCTTAAGCAGACATAACCTGATGAAATGGAGATCTTTTTTGCCATGGGACAGGGTTCTTGTAGACAGAGAAGAACATATCTTTCTTGCACCACAAATGGCCCACTGATAGAGCAACGTCTAGTTTGATCATCCAAATGAATTGACGTTGAGGAAAATGGTGCAGGGACAGTCTATCAATCTAAATGTATTATACAGTGGCTTCAGGATTCAGATGTAAAGCAGTTTTCATGTCCGCCTAAAAACTGGACCATAGCCTTATGATTTTGAGCCTGAGCCAAGAATAGGGAGAAATAATGACCAGTGGCAATGCTGTGAGACCATTAACAAAGTAACACACCAGATATATTTAAACTAATTCAATAATTTGTTCCTTAACTGTCTCGTGTTATTTTCACTCACTGCAATCTCTCTGTATCTCCCAATACCACCAATGCAGTGCTCTGTGGAATAAGATATACATAACAGAGTTCGGCaagaatgaaaagcagaaatccaAGTGCATggatgagctgctgcagaagaTGGCCACAGCGGAGCTGCAGGATCGTGCTGCTGGCTACTGGAAGTGGCTGTTCTTCAAGACTGTAGCTGCATGTGACATGAACAAGTGGAAAAGACATCTTGGACTCATCAGCCGTCACACTGGGCTGCCCAGTCAAACAGAGCGCGTTCTCAGGTAAGAGATGGAGCGATGCAAAAACTGCTTTTGAAAACCACTAAAGTGAAGCACCCAGGGTGTGTGATTTCTTTATTGCTACCAGGTACTTGATTTCATTCACCAGACACTTGAGTAAGTGTTGCTTGTGAGTTGAACTAATCAACTACTTGTCATGTATTTTTTCAAGCTTTAAGCTTCTTAGGTGAGGAAAAAGGTCTCATTATTTCTCTGGGAATCCTCGTCTCAGTTACTTTGATATTTTACAATTTGTAGCTTTACCTTATTTCAGCTAAACGGAAGTGTGTTGATCACCTTGTATATAACATACCACGAGCAGCTTTTGCCTTCTATTTGGCACGCTTAGCTGTTTTATAGTCGGAAGCAGCTTTGTGAGGTATCATGGGAACCCCTGCGCTGTTTGTGGTTCGCAAACAGTAGAACTTTGGAGATCCGCCCTCACTGTTGAGACAGTTCGAGGGTAGAGAGTAGAGGACAGATCAAGCCAAAACAAAGCATGGTTTGTTTTTCATATCGCACTTAATGACACTTTCTTATTAAAGGTGAGGAAGGAGGTCTCTGTCTGAATGTGATGTCTGCTCAGGGGGATGCCAGCACGCAGGGGAAAGCTCCCTCACTGCCTCCACCGCggtttctgctgtgttttcataaCCTCTGATTAGAGGCTGTGCAGCACTCAATTTTGAGTTCTGTGGCAGTCGCTTTGGTACAGAGGGGAAGAAGGAATAATTGTGTTCCTAGCAGAGGCTGTCTGAGTCGTTGAAATAAATTACTTAGCCCCCCAACCCCTcatccacaacacacacatgcatgcaagcacactttctccttcctcccacCTCCCACCAACTCAGACAATTCCCTGTGGGGGTTTGTCTGTTAGAAACACTGAGGAGCATGCGATTTACCTTGGTAATAATCATTTCACAAGacatcacacatacagacaatgCAGAGTGAAATCCCCTGGGTCATTGGGGGCCTCCTGGGCTGCTCCAGTTTTTAGCTTTGTTCCTCCACTTAATTGATATTGGATGGTGTCTCAGCGAGACACCGGCTGCATCACAGTAGGGGCAGCCCTGAATCACAGTTTAGACAGAATTGGATCAAGAGCTTTATCACAACAGCTgtggtttcatttcatttgctgcACATCATTTCATTAGCAAGAACAGCTTAACTGCAGTCGTACTACTCCCTACGACTGTCAAAAGAAATGTAATAGCCATTAAACTCGTAGTTTCCATGATTTAGAGAGGGAAAGTCAGCTTTACCCAACACCGCCCAATTATTTGCATTGTATTAACTTCAAATAAATGTATTGAAGATTTGGTTTTTGTTCAGTGCTTGCAATTCACTAGTGTCTTCATGCGGCTATCAGGGAATATTAAGTGAGTGATTTCCTATATTAACAGAAGGGTAAAACTCACAAATAAATGTCATATCATGTTCTAGGAACTTGCATGTCACCTGGGAGCTGACGGTCTCTGGTAAGTCAGGGCGTGAGGGCACATTGGAGCTGAGCTGGTCCCAGTTCTGTGAGacttctgtgtgtctgtgctggagcGGAGGAGGCTGCTTGCCCAACTACCAGCAGATTTCTACCCTTCAGCTTCACGGTGTCAGGAGGGTAGCCCTCAGCTGCCCCGGCCTAAAGAAGTAAGAGAGAAGCTGTCTTTCTCCACTCTCTTGctatctgtctgtttctgttagttaaaaagaaaaaaaacaaaaaaaaaaaccctatggttttctttgttttgtcagacCTGGCTGGAGGTCCCTCATGGCCAAGTTGGACTTGCAGACCTTAACTAAAAGTACGCAGGTCATTGGTCAGGACAGACTGGTTGAATTGAAGCTGCTACAGCCTGGAATCATCATCGGTATCTGGAAGGTAAATAGTTTTAATTATTATGCACTCGTTTCTCAAATTGACTGATTAAGCAGGAGAattgaaaacaaattaaaatgatggCTCTCTTTGCAGGACCAGTGCTCTGTTGGCTTCATCATGTTCACCCTCCACTTCCACAGACTAGTGGAAAGAAGCATCCAGGGATCTTCTGTTTGGTAGGTTACACTTGAACAGGCACCTCTTATTCACAAGCTCACGCACCGTGCGGCGTATCACCATCAGGTGGTTAGGCCTCAAACTCAAAGGATGTGATTACCAACAGGATTTATTTGATGCTCCTGGTGTGACCCATCTATGATGCACTGCTGGGTGAGATTTGAAGCCTCAGCAGTAGTGGCTTCTGTATTTCACAGAGAAGGTTATTCTTGTCGTGTGTCAGGACTAGTCACACCAGCAGTTATTTAATCCTTTGCCATCAGGACGCAACATACCAGTTGAATTTATACAGTAGCAAACCTTAAAACAGAACGGGTTAATTAATCGAACTTGAGAAATTTGCTTCTTTAGCAACTCTACCAGTGGCCAAGAGTTTCCCAACCTGGAGGTCAGGACCACTCAGAGGGCACAAGGAAAAAATGCTGATACaatctgagaggaaaaaaaaaaatcactctttggTTTAACTGCTCACAACTCATGTCCACACTCAGGCCATAACCTATGATGAGGGGTCACAAGTAGACATTATTTTTGAAGTTTCTCGAGCCACTGGCCCAAACCATACAGAGTTCACgtaaaagtaattaaaattatgTGATATTTAGTACTGGggttgctgtgttgttgtgaaaCTGCCTCACTGATCATCTCAGAGGGGAGCCAAAGCACCAGGACTACACAGTATCCCTATACTCC contains these protein-coding regions:
- the fbxo15 gene encoding F-box only protein 15, with protein sequence MAASKEVISRGRPVVRTSKRADKSSQSFMERLPSEILIKILSYLDASALFSISHVNKLFYRLANDNALWNKIYITEFGKNEKQKSKCMDELLQKMATAELQDRAAGYWKWLFFKTVAACDMNKWKRHLGLISRHTGLPSQTERVLRNLHVTWELTVSGKSGREGTLELSWSQFCETSVCLCWSGGGCLPNYQQISTLQLHGVRRVALSCPGLKKPGWRSLMAKLDLQTLTKSTQVIGQDRLVELKLLQPGIIIGIWKDQCSVGFIMFTLHFHRLVERSIQGSSVCPYVEPMVKPPFDDIDPEYGLHGYQLHIVLHNTECKLMSASFSQLFCLRTQICDGLIQLTAINMTNLSQHTPLSGNITLPWRCEALQGVVENCCIMSLTLLDEFRKPFWCVSSPVSMRLDKTHVSYDYDGEHFLIHYQDSDGQVKIKLEWMKEEKRFVVISLVVYVSVSNVNKQFGRDY